A window of the Narcine bancroftii isolate sNarBan1 chromosome 4, sNarBan1.hap1, whole genome shotgun sequence genome harbors these coding sequences:
- the LOC138759764 gene encoding uncharacterized protein isoform X2: MAPCLSAGTHLWSVDSGDPLVHLELFYTLSLLLLVLLLISCGTCIRESAEFSTDGNCTEHQACSQLLHMTLLDDGQYRQNICMSTSKEGSPHSRKVSWQNEGPSSHESAMTQPARALPEIPGSAACGEDLEGKADPVFSKLAELCQLQDEEEDREQPYATSRQLGLETARAEVGARDEAGGEESGKPGPDTQKVMVVYARVSKKQKSMSGLVLLDLTSPPKGEELQEEPPPIPEKRFADGDLVATEMPGQQGDDGGITKILRQFTSPKPSTP; this comes from the exons ATGGCCCCATGCCTGAGTGCAGGCACACACCTCTGGTCTGTGGACAGTGGGGACCCGCTCGTGCACCTGGAGCTGTTCTACACCCTGAGCCTCCTCCTCCTTGTCCTGTTGCTCATCTCCTGTGGGACCTGCATAAG GGAGTCGGCTGAGTTCTCGACGGATGGCAACTGCACGGAACATCAAGCCTGCTCTCAGCTTCTCCACAtg aCACTGCTGGATGATGGCCAATACCGACAGAACATCTGCATGTCAACGTCTAAAGAAG GTTCCCCACATTCGCGTAAGGTCAGCTGGCAGAATGAAGGCCCCTCTTCCCACGAATCCGCCATGACACAGCCCGCCAGGGCCCTGCCGGAGATCCCCGGAAGCGCTGCCTGCGGCGAAGACTTGGAGGGGAAGGCTGACCCTGTTTTCAGCAAGCTGGCTGAGCTGTGCCAGCTGCAGGATGAAGAGGAAGACAGAGAGCAGCCTTATGCCACCTCGCGCCAACTCGGCCTGGAGACGGCCAGGGCAGAGGTCGGCGCCAGGGATGAGgctggaggggaggagagcgGAAAGCCTGGCCCAGACACGCAGAAGGTGATGGTTGTGTATGCCCGGGTCAGCAAGAAGCAGAAGAGCATGTCGGGCCTGGTGCTTCTGGATCTTACCTCACCTCCCAAGGGTGAAGAGTTGCAGGAGGAACCTCCACCCATCCCGGAGAAGCGGTTTGCTGATGGGGATCTTGTGGCTACTGAGATGCCAGGACAGCAG ggtgatgatggtggcatcacgaagatcctgaggcagtttacctcaccaaagccttcgacaccgtga
- the LOC138759764 gene encoding uncharacterized protein isoform X1 produces the protein MAPCLSAGTHLWSVDSGDPLVHLELFYTLSLLLLVLLLISCGTCIRESAEFSTDGNCTEHQACSQLLHMTLLDDGQYRQNICMSTSKEGSPHSRKVSWQNEGPSSHESAMTQPARALPEIPGSAACGEDLEGKADPVFSKLAELCQLQDEEEDREQPYATSRQLGLETARAEVGARDEAGGEESGKPGPDTQKVMVVYARVSKKQKSMSGLVLLDLTSPPKGEELQEEPPPIPEKRFADGDLVATEMPGQQSLEQTDDPSPCAEAVVRAKPELNGTSGKYRVQPGGGTSHRTESVWGEMNCQSFGVETLHQD, from the exons ATGGCCCCATGCCTGAGTGCAGGCACACACCTCTGGTCTGTGGACAGTGGGGACCCGCTCGTGCACCTGGAGCTGTTCTACACCCTGAGCCTCCTCCTCCTTGTCCTGTTGCTCATCTCCTGTGGGACCTGCATAAG GGAGTCGGCTGAGTTCTCGACGGATGGCAACTGCACGGAACATCAAGCCTGCTCTCAGCTTCTCCACAtg aCACTGCTGGATGATGGCCAATACCGACAGAACATCTGCATGTCAACGTCTAAAGAAG GTTCCCCACATTCGCGTAAGGTCAGCTGGCAGAATGAAGGCCCCTCTTCCCACGAATCCGCCATGACACAGCCCGCCAGGGCCCTGCCGGAGATCCCCGGAAGCGCTGCCTGCGGCGAAGACTTGGAGGGGAAGGCTGACCCTGTTTTCAGCAAGCTGGCTGAGCTGTGCCAGCTGCAGGATGAAGAGGAAGACAGAGAGCAGCCTTATGCCACCTCGCGCCAACTCGGCCTGGAGACGGCCAGGGCAGAGGTCGGCGCCAGGGATGAGgctggaggggaggagagcgGAAAGCCTGGCCCAGACACGCAGAAGGTGATGGTTGTGTATGCCCGGGTCAGCAAGAAGCAGAAGAGCATGTCGGGCCTGGTGCTTCTGGATCTTACCTCACCTCCCAAGGGTGAAGAGTTGCAGGAGGAACCTCCACCCATCCCGGAGAAGCGGTTTGCTGATGGGGATCTTGTGGCTACTGAGATGCCAGGACAGCAG AGCTTGGAGCAGACTGATGACCCCTCACCATGTGCTGAGGCTGTGGTGCGTGCAAAGCCTGAGTTGAATGGAACCAGTGGTAAATACAGGGTGCAGCCTGGTGGAGGAACATCACACCGAACTGAATCTGTGTGGGGTGAAATGAATTGTCAAAGTTTTGGGGTTGAGACTCTGCACCAAGACTGA